From the Salminus brasiliensis chromosome 15, fSalBra1.hap2, whole genome shotgun sequence genome, the window TTGTCTGTGTATTCTGATGCGTGTGCATTTTGCACCCTTCTAACTAGACATCTTATTTTAATATAGTGAAAAAGTTCCCCACCACCACTTCATTTAAATGCTGGCTCAAAGATGTTGCCTTATTCTTGTATCCTGTATTCTTGTAAAAATGAGACACACGCTTAGAGGCAACAAAATCCTAGAGGCAATAGGAccccttttttgcttttttactcAGCAGTCTGATCTGTAATCtcttttccttttgttatatatattgtatatattagtcttttttgtatgttttgggAAACGTGTATATCTAAGTGCATTTAAGATCATACCAAAGGACAGGGTAGGTGAGGGTGGGCGAGGGTAGGTGAGGGTGGGCGGGGTAGGTGAGGGTGGACAGGGTGGGTGGAAGGGGTGTAATTCTACTGGGTGGCCTGGATGGCTTAATGTtaatctactccagagagtacTATTCTACTgaggctagacaagctgtttgtgtgcatttgcacatctgtgtcagcagtgggtgcaacttaaagtatctgaatgctttcattagagtcagtattcacaaacatttggacatgtggtgtatttgtgtttcctttcaAATTTAGCACCTAAACCCTTTACAGCAATATGAAACTACACTGTGTACTTCAAAAGGATTTGGTCAGCGGATAGAATGAAAGTCATATACTCACATTTTCACTGCATTTAACACcaactttacatttacagatctTCAGTATGAAAGCTGTGTTTACTGGACTTCCTCTAAAGGATTTGGCCTGCCTGAATACACAGAAAGGATAGTGGTGAATGATGTCTCTGTCTTCTACCATGACAGCAGAACAAAGTCCAAAATGCCCTGTCCTGACTGGATCAACACCACTGCAGGAAGAAAACAATGGAGTATAATTCATGAATTTTCAGACCACAACAGATTTGTTAGTACCCTAGGTCTTCAGTCGGCTACAAAACAGTTCAACCTGACAGGTAATCTGCTTTTCTAGACTTCAGATTATAAAACTAACACCTGAATCACTGCACCAATCAGATACAGTAACAGACAGTTTAGAACCAGGGCAAACTTCTCCTGCTAACTTTAACCATTTATAGCCTTGTCCTGCTGACCTCACTGAGCTCCTTCTTCTTTGCTGCCCTTCTCGCAAATGACCGCTCAGTATTCAACAAGAGAGGTCAGCAATACTTCAAGGTGAGCTTGGAACAGACAGGTTATGTGCACAGAGATAATACACAGGGGAAATGTTCATAATTGGATGAGGGCTAACATGTCAGCAGGCTAAGAGAATTATAGGAGTTGTAGTTGATGAACTATGAGGCACTAAGGAGACCCAGAAGTATTTAAGGACTACTTAAAAGGTTTACACAGTGTCTGTATAAATGCCCAGATATGTTATTCAATACAGTTGAGTCAATATAATAGAATTTGTTTCTACTGTATTTCATCTAAACTGCTGGTAAAATGTTaacaaaaaattaattaattacagtaTCTGGAAATCAGtaaatatttgttgtttctCTGTTTCAGGTTCACTGTCTCACCAGAACATTTACCAGGGATCAAATTGCTGCTTCCTGTATCCTGATGGGACTCACAGGGCATTTATGATTCACGCATTCAATGGAAAGGACTTCACAAGTTTCGACATTGACAGCCAGACATTTGTAGCTGCAGTTCCTCAGGCTGTCCTGTACAAGACTCTAAGGGAGAGAGACTTAGCCGGTATAGGTATGCCGGTCGCATACGGCAAGAAAATATGTCTGGAACGATTGAATATATTAAAGCAAGCTCCAGGAGTCCTCATCAAAAAAGGTGAGATatgtctttacatttacattggcaggcatttagcagatgctcttatccagagcgacttacaaaagtgctttactatttacccaagaaaaaaccttagctagttagaatagactaatagttcaaggatactctaagctttagacattactaagcacacgtcaataaggtgaccatagtactctgctgttcatccaagtattctctgtagaggtgagtcttcagtctgcgtttgatcatacttgaagctggacgggctcttggtgcagatcggcttttgaccattgccatcaagtacggaggggctggctggtcctttcttggctttgtaggccagagtcagggttttgaatctgatgcaagcagcagctacaggaagccagtaaagagagaatgcagcagtggagagacatggctgaattctggatgagttgcagccagaagagagttgcagtagtcaagtctggaagtgacatGAGACTGAACAAGAATCTGGGCGACTCTCtaaagaggaagggtcgaattctccggatgttgtacaggagaaatctgcagggccgagttacgtttgcgacatgacttgagaacgatacctgatcatccatgactacaccaaggcttccagcttctgtaaaaggagtgaccagtgagttctcaaaggtgatggcaagatcgtttttaggtccagcagttcccgggatgtatagcagctctgtcttgctggggttgagtttgaggtggtgagccgccatccaagaagagacatcagcgaggcatgctgagatgtgggcagaaacctgtgtgtcctTGACTTCCTCTTTCTAGATGACATTGTTTAAAGTACTGTCTCAATAATCCTAAAATAGCTCATTTCATGTTTAGTAAGGTTATGTCATTTGCCCCACTAAAAATAAGGTTTAttggcaaaatgtacaaactttcagctgtttgcaatgaaCCAGTCAAACAAGATCAATTtaaaacacaactaatataataaatattaatattaattatatataatatatatgaatataataactaataagAAGTGCTTTCTCTGCATTCAGCACATAATACCACTGTTAATGCTGACTGAAGTCTCattattattcaaccccttcactGTTCTACGcatatgacctgctgcaaacgtgatgcacaggcagacaccagcttctggcagcgttcctgaggaatcttagcacATTCCTCATGGTCAGTGGCTCCAATTCTTTAATATTCTGCTGCAACCGCCTTTCTTAAATCCCACCAATGTTCAGTTCATTTCTGGTAACTGTGACAGCCAATCTTCCAGGTCTTCTTCTAAAACCATGCTTTGGTGGGCTCTGAGGAATGCCTGGGGTCATTCTCCTGTTGGAAAGTCTAATGACACCTAAGCTTCAACTTCCTTACGGAAGACATTtttcctaggatttcctgaagCTTGATTGAATTGATCTTGCActtccacacactgcaggtttccagtgcaaGTGGAAGCAAAGTAGCCCCAGAGTATCACCaagccactgccatgcttcactgtaggcagggcgTTCTTTTCAGTGTACacgtcttcctcctccagacatactgcCAATGAAAAATGGCTACCAGAAAATggcatgccttctgtgaggacaCTTAAACTTGGGAGTCATTGGACCTTTCtacaggacagtgatcccaagcatacccaagtccaccaaggcttggtttcacaAAAAGGTCCGGAAGGCTCTGAAGTGGTTGGCACAGTAGTTTCACTTGAGCCCCatggaaaatctttggtgggattcgaagaagctggtgtctggcaaTGCATCATATTTGTAGCATGTCATAACAGAAAATGGGTAAGCTAAGATGCTTGTTATGAAGGGGTTGAAAAATTCTAAGACTAAAGTTGGAGTTGAAGTTGGAGAaaacacttgttatattagttgtgttaagCTATTTAAAtaggtcttgtttgattggttaatTGCACGTTTGTAAatattgctaataaacctaatttgcatgGGAACATGAACCAatatgaaaataatgaaaacaagGGGAGCACAGGGCTAAATATGATATAAACCACTTATGAGTCTTCATACCACAGTTCTAGTTCTGACATTACAAACATGGAATTTGAATGTCTAGAACAGATGTTGTAGATCTTCTTGGTTATTTAGCTCTAATTTGCTCAAAATTTTTTCCAGTTCCAGAAGTCAGGATCTTTGAGAAGCAGAAGGCCGGCTCTGTTACAGTCACATGTCATGTGACAGGGTTTTACCCCCGGGTGATTCAGGTGGACTGGCTCGGTCCAGATCTTCAGCCTGTGGATGGGGTCACTAAATTCTTACCCAATGAGGACGGCACGTACCAGACCAGAAAGAGTGTGATAGTTCCAGAGGAGGATGTAGGAGAACACACCTACAGCTGTGTAGTGCTGCATAGCAGCGTACCGGACAACATCACCAGAGTCTGGGGTATGAGGACTTCTGCACATTGCTATATCTGTTACCTACTCTACCAGTACTACTACTTTATTTGgtatagtaaataaatattaaattaaataaattcaatGAAACATATTAAGAGCAAAGTCTGGACTGATCTCAGGATTGTGTTTTGTGTAGTTGTGGAGAAACGCAGCAGGATTGCTGTTTGGACGTCTCTTGCCTGTGTTTGCTTGTTGGTGATTGGATTTGGTTTCTGGATCCGCTGTAGATCCAATGATAAGCAAGTAAGTAGACTTTTAAAACCAGTGCTCTGCTTTGAGAAGACACCATGTATGAGATACATCTTCCAAAACCACAAATTTCTAGTTCTGTTTCTTAAT encodes:
- the LOC140536171 gene encoding class I histocompatibility antigen, F10 alpha chain-like isoform X1 is translated as MQIACVLVLLFYLQEVRTDLQYESCVYWTSSKGFGLPEYTERIVVNDVSVFYHDSRTKSKMPCPDWINTTAGRKQWSIIHEFSDHNRFVSTLGLQSATKQFNLTGSLSHQNIYQGSNCCFLYPDGTHRAFMIHAFNGKDFTSFDIDSQTFVAAVPQAVLYKTLRERDLAGIGMPVAYGKKICLERLNILKQAPGVLIKKVPEVRIFEKQKAGSVTVTCHVTGFYPRVIQVDWLGPDLQPVDGVTKFLPNEDGTYQTRKSVIVPEEDVGEHTYSCVVLHSSVPDNITRVWVVEKRSRIAVWTSLACVCLLVIGFGFWIRCRSNDKQVPPEVT
- the LOC140536171 gene encoding class I histocompatibility antigen, F10 alpha chain-like isoform X2 — translated: MQIACVLVLLFYLQEVRTDLQYESCVYWTSSKGFGLPEYTERIVVNDVSVFYHDSRTKSKMPCPDWINTTAGRKQWSIIHEFSDHNRFVSTLGLQSATKQFNLTGSLSHQNIYQGSNCCFLYPDGTHRAFMIHAFNGKDFTSFDIDSQTFVAAVPQAVLYKTLRERDLAGIGMPVAYGKKICLERLNILKQAPGVLIKKEVRIFEKQKAGSVTVTCHVTGFYPRVIQVDWLGPDLQPVDGVTKFLPNEDGTYQTRKSVIVPEEDVGEHTYSCVVLHSSVPDNITRVWVVEKRSRIAVWTSLACVCLLVIGFGFWIRCRSNDKQVPPEVT